The genomic segment GACATTCTTGAAGAGTTCCACCTGTCAGTCCGATGTCTACGGCTTCAACTCACTCGACTCACGACTCAACTCACGAGAAATAAAATTGGAGCAACTCGTGGACCAATTAGAAGAGCTtattttgaggggggggggggcggatggTTGGCAACAACCTCACATTATGCATTATTTGAATTCAAATTCGCCAATAGGCTTGCAAGCCAGACCCATGTCAAGTTCATATTATTTGAATTCAAATGCGCCAATAGGCTGGCAAGCCAGACCCACGTCAagatgttgaaattaaatttactGCCGCTAGGGGCGACTAACGTGTATAAATACGTTGCGATCTCGGCGGGAGTTTGAGTTGTTCAAAATGCACAGGCGACTCTCTGAAATCCGCAGACAGGTGAACGCAAACTTCGATCGAGCCATGGATCGCAGTACCGAGGAGGCCACAGACGGACTTGTGGATaggtaatatatataataatgataatacatttaatttagaggcgcctttcaagacacccaaggtcacatATTTCATTTTGATAATAGCATCGCTGTTAACGCGCGCTAGTTGAGCTGATCGGTTGACAATTCCAAAATGCCTTGCATTCGTTTAATAAAGACTTGCTTTCACGGTGTAAACGTGTCATTACTAGTGTGAGAAAAAATTGACTTTAACTGTCGGGCAAGCTAGAACAAATATCAACCAAATATCATTACATTCAGAAATCTCAAAATGCTACACGCAGACAAATAGCCTacagcagtggttttcaaacggTGGGgcgcgccagagttcttcaaggggggcgcgacgtgagaaaaaaataaacccgaaaaaaacctgaaagtcgatgattcaaatcatcagtcgtcgTACTTCAACGTCGCCTTGTCCGGGAAAACGTTTGCCCGCCAACGGTGCTACTTTgacaattcattctcaaccatggccgacataatcaccattgcatgtctttacctgttgtggaagagggagagacttcGGAGAACCCGATGCAGTCTATTCGTAATATTGCAATGACCCCGGAAGAGGCAGTAAATTAAATATTggttagacagcgatttattagatacctaataaaccgttggaacgcaCAAGACCGGTGTTGTGTCGAGATCTGTTTCCCCGTCGAGATGTGTTTCCCCTAGTCCCAGATAATGactgtcaggatgcgttccccctgttctaaatggtcaaattgaatgatttaagcctgaaaatcacagcacttatctcttgtggggaaataagtcagcagtatgaatttgaaagatgtgtgagcatcctttcctatggaacagagggcCTTTTCGGGTAATTtcggacgggggcggggactaggggaaacacatctcgacggggaaacacatctcgacacaacaccggtaaccatagcagcGCCGGTAAATAAACCCCGCTAAACCCAATCCCTACGAAAGCTCCCCGCGCTTtaggccgtgatattatatatgtaagggataatgtatagaacgacggtcattatcgagaaaatatcgattgtgtttgtgtatgtgtttgcatatgcatgtgtgtgtgtttaggtatgcgtatatatatgtatatgcatcaCCCATCTTGATgttggttctgtttgtcttgtttttgtcctTATTTTAACTATAAGCGTCTAAATGCATTAGCACTTTgtaattattgtatttattgcattGTTAATTTATCCTGTGTCCTtcaactgctgctgggctgttctgcaacaaacaaatttctcctacgggagattaataaagtattatcttatcttatcttatcttatacaTATCCCGCAaattacattgacaagttaccggacttgcGGATTGATACTAAAAACGTTGttagaggcaaaaaaaataatttgttatcAAAATGAACACTTTCCTAGGTTTGCACTGTTTCgaagggaggaaggagcagGACCCGCAcaaagcagcaggaggagaagaccaCGGAGGACACAACTTTTGATAAAGGTCTCCGTCCTTAAGCAGGACATTGCGGTGTACCGCTGTACACAAGGTGAGCAGGGTTGAAGAAGACTTTCCctgaaaagaaaaggggacgtttgtTTGATGATTTCATTATTGAACACGTGTACAATTATATTCTACCAAAGAAAGTAGCCACTGagtatagtactactactactaaataattgttctcatgttttttttagaaATCTTAGTCACCTGCACAGTGGTACTGCAGGACACAATGTCCCGCGAGGAGTTCCTGCACGCCCTCAGGGATAAAGTGCCGTACATGCCAGAGGCCTTCGACCTCTGCAGGCTCATTGGCCGTAGATTCATCGTTCTGGTCGATGTCTGCCCGAGAGACCTTCGGGGACGTGGCATGATGGGCCGGTCCAATCTGTACATCCGACCAAAGGTAGATGAACATTAACAAATAAGCACAAcaggtcaaataaaataaacatcgaCCACTGTACCTGGCATTAACAATTTATTTTACAGGGTGCTGCGGCTGCCATTCCCTCAACCAATGAGGTCCGGCACCCTCTAAATGCACCGGTCTATGTTGACAGTATTCATGTTATAAACTGCTTCAAAACGGTTATTTTCACAATATAAGTGAATACTTTGACTGAGTACTCATTCAAGGTTTGTAGGTGTCTAAGAAGGAAGAGCAAATGTGGAAAAGATAACCACTCTTGCACTAGCAAGAATTTTTTTGAAAACATTAATTCCAAGTCTGTCGTCTGTTCATTGAGAAACTACTTTTTCAGGGTTACCATATAAGATCCCAGGCTCATCTTCAGCCAGCCAGTGGCCTGAAGTTGTTAGCTTTTGTAATAGGGCTTTATTTAGACCGAGCCAGTACAGAATATCTGCATAGGTAAAGAATACTGATGGTCTTCACTTTTCAGGTACCTCTGCCACCTGCTGGCCAACCCCAACCTGCCGGCCCAGAAACCCTGCACACCCTGCCCGGCCCTTCTCTACCTCCCAgcacttctccacctcccagccgttctccacctcccagccgttctccacctcccagccgttcTCCACCTGACAGCatttctccacctcccagccgttctccacctcccagccgttctccacct from the Gadus morhua chromosome 22, gadMor3.0, whole genome shotgun sequence genome contains:
- the LOC115536037 gene encoding uncharacterized protein LOC115536037, encoding MHRRLSEIRRQVNANFDRAMDRSTEEATDGLVDRFALFRREEGAGPAQSSRRRRPRRTQLLIKVSVLKQDIAVYRCTQEILVTCTVVLQDTMSREEFLHALRDKVPYMPEAFDLCRLIGRRFIVLVDVCPRDLRGRGMMGRSNLYIRPKVPLPPAGQPQPAGPETLHTLPGPSLPPSTSPPPSRSPPPSRSPPPSRSPPDSISPPPSQ